Within the SAR202 cluster bacterium genome, the region CTGAAGGATGGGATGGCGCCATTGCCCCAGAGGAAGAATGGGACTAGAAAGGGAGCTACCCCGAGCACGGATAAGATCACAGCCGTGGCAACGTGCCTGCTCCCGAAGGTCCTTCGGTCTTCCGGAAAGGACGCTGCAGCAATGAGGAATGCGACAAAGCCCGCAGCGACGGCAATCAGTATGGCTGGAAGGTACAGCAGACCCTTACTCGCGCCGTGCTGGCCGGCGGTAGGAATGACGCCTATTAGAGAAGCCGCCCACGGGATACTCGTGAATACTATTACGGCTGCACCCCATACTCCGGACCGAGTGACGTACCCGGCGAAGACGAGAAAAAGGACCATTGGCAAGGTGGCGGCGTGAAAGATAATAACCCATGTGAGGCTGAACACTTGCCTGGTGCCATACTTAACCGGATAGTATGGACCGACTGTCGACCAGGCGGTTGCCCCCGATGGCTCCATAACCACCACTCCGTCCTGGCCTATGGCGAACAGCACGTTTCCGCTTCGGTCGTCCCATATGCCATCCGTAGGCACTGCCCTCACAATGCGACCGTCGAAGTCCTCACCCACACTCGGCAACGTGGTCTCAATTTAGTACGCCCGCGCCTCCATCGTTAACGCAGCAGTGTCGACCAGCTTTGTCCAGGTCGCCCCGCCATCCGTAGAACGGTCGATTCCCGCGCCCCGAGCAAACCTGTACTGAATTCGGCTGTCGGGAATGCTGACGACACCGGCGTGTCGGCTGTCGTAGTCGCAGGCTGCATCTGCCCATGGCGCGACCCACGTCCAGGTCAGCCCTCCGTCGTCAGTTGAGTAAACCTCATCGAGTTCTGGACCGACGAGGGCATTTATGACGCCATCTTTTTCAACAAAGCAGTAGACTCCCAAAGTATAGTCTCCATAGCTCGTCGCCACGGTGGCAAGGGCGCAGAGGCTAGCCACGATCCAGCCGCGCGTCTCGAGCCATGGGCGCGGCTGGATCGGCCGCAGCCACACCCAGACGGAAACGGCGAGCCCGATGGGAATGGCGATCACGTCCGTCGCATCGCGGGCCATGAAGACTTCCCAGCCGGAGAGGACCGACAGCAGACGCAGCGTGGCGACGTGCGCCGGAGCCGAAAGGTTGTAGAGGGCGTACCACACCCCGACGGTGCCCAACGCGATGGCGGCTATCGTTCGCTCCGAGCCCCGGAATCGCCGGGGCGCGATGAGCGAGAGCGCCGCGGCGAAGATGAAAGGCGTGAAGACCACCCAGGCGACGTCGCTCAGCTTCCCGGTCCACCACGAGTCCCACAGCCGCTTGAAGACGTGGTCGTTTGCGAGCATCACCACCACGGCAAGGATGGTGGCGGGGTGAGATAGCGCCAGGATGGACCGTCTTAAACCGGGGTTGCCCATCGGTCACTCGGAGTGCGCAGTGTGCGGCTCGTCTGAATTCAAATACGAACGCGGCGCAATATCGGATTGGGCTATTCCAGGCTCTCGGCAGGGGTGGCCGGCGCCGGCGCGCCCACGGCGCGGTAGAACACCAAAGCCATTGCGAAGCTGGCGGCCGCAACCACCAGGAAAGGAGCGCCGGTCAGGGGGTCAATTCCATCGTCCTTTACGAACGGCGAGGCGATCCAGGTTGTTAGCGTTATCAACATAACAGCAGCGAAAGTAACGGTGACGGCGGCGAGGATATAGCCCCAGGGGGACCTCTTCATCACCAGGTAACCGGACGTTAGTGCCAGCGGCACAACCATCCCGAGGTCCAGTGCCTGCATCTCCAGTGTGGAAATGCCATCCATCGCGTCATCGAAAAGCCCGCTGGTAGTCACGCTGACGATCAGGCGAGACCAGAATGCAACGAGTATAGCGGCAATCAGTACCGTGTAACCAAAGTAAAGTCGCCGCGGGAATTTCGGGGAGATTCTTCCTGACAAGTCGCGGAAGTCCACGGCGCCGAGATTCAAGAATAGGCCGATTGCACTACAGCCAAGAATGGCAACGTACACAGGGAACATTGGGTTGAAAGCCAGCATTACCGCATACATGAGATAGACATAGAAGAAGTACGCCATCAGGCCCGCGACGATCAGCCTGCCGCGCAGAGAGCCGCGTGAAGTGAGGAAGAGGGACGCCACGATTGCCGGGACCCCGATCGTCAGATTGACGATATCCCAAACAAGCCCAGCACGCGCTACCTGCACGTCGTCGAAGCGGTACAGCCCGCTGCCCTGGATCGTCGAAAGCTGGCCCCGGGCCGTGACGAGGCTCCTGTGAGGCTCGTCAGTCTGATAAAGGACCGCCGAGGATGTGGCGATTAAGATAAGCCCTATTACAATGGCGGGAAACGCGAGGGTGGCCTTCATAGCGCGTATACCCCAGAGAAGTTGCAGGCGCTGCTGCGCAGCGACCCATAATCGCAGTCTATGGCACGACCGATTACGCGGTGTGAAAAGAGACGGCAGGGACATGCATAAAGCGTGAAGAAATCCAACAGGGTTGAGTGAATGACACGTGCGTTGCCAGTGGGCGTGGGCGCCTGGTCAAAATTGCGGAGTGGCGATGTTGTTGAAGAAATCGGTGGTGGAGCTGAGGGGATTCGAACCCCTGACCCCCGCCTTGCAAAGGCGATGCTCTCCCAGTTGAGCTACAGCCCCACGATGGACCGGACGGTTGGATGGTCGCTCCCCCGTGGCACCCGGGATGGTGCAGGGGAGAGGACCGAGGCAGTTCTATTGTAAATGGCGGTTGGAGGAATGGAAAGGGCCCCGGAGACCGGGGCCCTGGGCCTTAACCTCTGAATAGTGGAAGGAAACCAATGTGTTTGCTCTCAATGTTACTTGGAGCGTCGAAAATTCGGTGGGCTTTCTTGGAGCGCTCCATTGGCTGACCGAGGAGCTCCTCTTCCGATTGCTCGGATAGATCATGCTACTACTCGCGCTTAAGGTTTGGCGCTGCCCCACCGACCGACCTGGGCTCTGGTGAGACCAGAGACCCTACTCCCTAGAAAGGAGGTGATCCAGCCGCACCTTCCGGTACAGCTACCTTGTTACGACTTCGTCCCAGTCACCGACCCCACCCTCGGCGCCTGCCCCCCTTGCGGGTTGGCCCAGCGACTTCAAGTGTTGCCGACTTCCATGACGTGACGGGCGGTGTGTACAAGGCCCGGGAACGTATTCACCGCAGTATGCTGACCTGCGGTTACTAGCAGCTCCACGTTCATGCAGGCGGGTTGCAGCCTACAATTCCAACTGGGGCCAGCTTTTTGGGATTAGCTCCGGATTGCTCCTTGGCAACCCTCTGTACTGGCCATTGTAGCGTGTGTGTAGCCCAGGACGTAAGAGCCGTGCTGACTTGACGTCATCCCCACCTTCCTCCCTTTTCTTAAGGGCAGTCTCGCTAGACAAAGTAACTAGCAATAAGGGTTGCGCTCGTTGCGGGACTTAACCCAACATCTCACGACACGAGCTGACGACAGCCATGCAACATCTGTGAACGTGTCCCGAAGGAGGACCGACTTTCGCCGGCTTTCACGTACATTTCAAGCCCTGGTAAGGTTCTTCGTTTATCATCGAATTAAACCACACGCTCCGCTGCTTGTGCGGGCCCCCGTCAATTCCTTTGAGTTTTAGCCTTGCGGCCGTACTCCCCAGGCGGGATACTTATCGTGTGTACTGCGGCACGGAGGGGGTCGATACCCCCCATACCTAGTATCCATAGTTTAGGGCATGGACTACCCGGGTATCTAATCCGGTTTGCTCCCCATGCTTTCGCGCCTCAGCGTCAGATGTAACCCAGAAAGCCGCTTTCGCCTCTGGTGTTCCCCCCGGTATCTACGCATTTCACCGCTACTCCGGGAATTCCGCTTTCCTCTGTTACCCTCGAGCCTACCAGTATCCCATGACCCCTTCCAGTTGAGCCAGAAGATTTCACATGAGACTTGGCAGGCCGCCTACTCGCCCTTTACGCCCAGTAAATCCGGACAACGCTCGCCTCCTACGTATTACCGCGGCTGCTGGCACGTAGTTAGCCGAGGCTTATTCCTTGGGTACCGTCCTGTCTCTTCCCCAAGAAAAGAAGTTTACAATCCTAAGACCTTCTTCCTTCACGCGGTGTCGCTGCGTCAGGCTTTCGCCCATTGCGCAAGATTCCTCGCTGCTGCCTCCCGTAGGAGTGGGGGCCGTGTCTCAGTCCCCCTCTGTCCGATCGTGCTCTCACACCGGATACCCGTCTTCGGCTTGGTGAGCCATTACCTCGCCAACTACCTGATAGGCCGCAAGCCCCTCCCAAAGCGACCCTTGCGGGCCTTTCTTCACCAGACCGTAGCCTGATGAACGTATGATGTATTAGACCCGATTTCTCGGGCTTATCCATCTCTATGGGGCAGGTCACTTACGTGTTACTCAGCCGTTCGCCACTATCCTTGCGGACCGTTCGACTTGCATGCGTTAAGCGCACCGCCAGCGTTCGTCCTGAGCCAGGATCAAACTCTAGTTTATTAACGGTTTCCTTCCACTATTCAGTTGTTAAGGTGATTGCGCCTTAGACTCGCGATGGCCGCTTATCTCGGCGCAGTTTTAACATTCTATCAAATCTGCGGGACCCTGTCAACAGTGCATCTTAACTCACTTTGACCTACCCTTGACCGGTGTCTGCACACCACATCTTGAGCGTCCGCCCCACCGATTCGCTAGCTGTTGCGCCTGAAATTCATCAGAGCAACTTTCTAATTCTAGCACCGGTTTTGGGCCATGTCTATAGCCAGCCCGGCCTCATTCCGGTCACCGGCAGCCATCGGTCAAAACGGCCTGTCCGAAGACAGCCGGATGATTCTAGCGCGCGCGTCCGCAGAATTCAATACTTGTATGGGAACATTTGGCAACGTCCCAATGCCTTGACAAGAGACGAGCCAGTCTCTAGCGTAATCACGTTGCCGAGCCGGGCCGCACAGCTCCGGCCATACAGGAGACCAGCTTGTCAAACACCTTCGCCCACCCGATGACCACACGCCCTGTTGTAATGGGCGTTAACGGCATGGTGACCTCTGCCCACCCACTGTCATCCCTCGCGGGCGCGCAGGTACTTCAGGATGGCGGCAACGCCGTCGACGCCGCAATTGCGGTCGCGACTACCCTCGGTATTGTAGAGCCGTATATGTCCGGTGCCGGCGGCATCGGCATGGCGCTGGTCTACATGGCCCGCGAAGGCCGCGTGAGGGCGCTCAACTTCTCCGGCAGGGCGCCCAGGGCGGCAGATACGGCCCGCTTCACGGACGACACAAAGGAAACGGGAATTCTCGCCCCCCTCATTCCTGGCAACGTGGCGGGCTGGATGGAGCTCCACAGGACCTACGGCTCGCTCGATCGTGAGCGCCTGTTCCGTCCCGCCGTGGGCTACGCCCGCAACGGCTTCCCAATCACGCACATCAACAGTCTTGTTATTCATCAGAGCGCCGCGCGCCTCCGCCGCTTTCCGACCTCCGCCGCGTTCATGCTTGAGGCCGGGGGAAAGCCGCCTGCTGCGGGGGTGAAGTTCCGGATGCCCCAGGCCGCCGATACCCTTGAGAAGATCGCCAGGCACGGTCCGGACATCTTCTATAAAGGAGAGATAGCGGAGAAGCTGGCTAGGTTCAGCAAGGAAATGAACGGGCTGATCACAGCCCAGGACCTCGCAGATTACCGCGTGGAGTGGCAGGAGCCCATCGCCATCGACTACCGCGGCTACCGGGTCCACGTAACGCCCCCCAACTCAACGGGCTTCCAGATCCTCCAGACCCTCAAGGTAATAGAGGGCTTTTCCGGTGCCGACATCACGCACCACGGCATAGAGTCCGTTCACATTCTCATGGAAGCCGTGAAGCTCTGCGTCACGGACCGCATCAAGTGGGGCGGCGACCCTGACTACACAAAGATCCCCGTCAAGGCCGTGCTATCCGACGGGTACGCAGCCAGGCAGAGGCGGCGCATCGACCGTTCCGCCGCCGCCTCTGTGATGGGCGAGCGGTTCGCGCTCAACCGGCCCATGGGCGCGCTGACGCCGGGGAGCCCGGAAGAGTTCGACGGTGGCATGACCACCCACTTCGCGGTTGCGGACCGCGACGGCAACGTCGTCTCGGTCACCCAGACGCTGGGCGGATACTTTGGCTCGGGGGTTGTCGTTGGGGACACCGGCCTCTTCCTTAATAACATGTGCAGCTATTTCGACCTGGAAGAGGGCAGCTCTAACCGCATTGGGCCATGGAAGCGCGTAGACTTTGTGATCTCGCCAACACAGACCTTCAAGGACGGCAAGTTCTTTCTTAGCATGGGCACTCCCGGCGGGTGGGGAATCCCTCAGACCACGTCCCAGCTCCTGATGAACGTCCTTGACCATGGTATGAACGTGCAGCAGGCCGTGGAGGCCCCCCGTTTCCGGTACTATCGCGACCGTTACGTTGAAATGGAAGAGCGCTTCCCGCTGAACCTGAGGCAGTCGCTGGAGATGAAGGGCCACAAGGTTGGGATCGTTGAGGCATGGTCCCGCAGCGTCGGAGGGGCGCACGCCATCCAGGTGGACGCGGCCTCCGGAACGTTCCATGGCGGCGCAGACCCTCGACGCGATGGGGTGGCGATAGGGTTGTAGGGTATCCGTCGGTGTTTGCTTGAGGAGGCAGCTTGTCGAAACCGTCTGTCTTCATTACCCGTGCGCAAAACGAGCCGGCCGCAACCGTGCTGGAAAAGGAGTTCACGGTAGAGATCTGGCCGCTGAACTCACCACCGCCCCGGCATGTCATGGAAACGGCGGTGCAGTCCCACAGCGCGCTTCTGACCGAGGCCGGCGACAGGATAGACGCCGCTCTCATCGGCAAGGCGAAGGGGCTGAAGGTCATCGCCAACAAGGCAATCGGAACGGACAACGTTGACATCGCCGCTGCCAGCCGCAACGGCATTCGCGTCTCGAATACCCCAGGACTTCTCGAAGAGACGTGCGCGGATATGGCCTTCGCCCTGATGCTAAACGTCTCGTGCAAGGTATCGTTCGCGGACAGGATGGTGCGCGCGGGGCTCTGGACCTCTTTCGACATCACTCCTTACCTTGGGGTCGATGTCCACCACAAGACCATTGGCATCGTCGGCATGGGCGGGATAGCGAAGGGCGTCGCACGGCGCGCGCGAGGCTTCAGCATGCAGGTCCTTTACTGGTCGCGCACGCGACGGCCGGAAGCCGAGCGGGAGCTGGGCTTGGAATGGACGCCCACGCTGGACAGCCTGCTCGAGTGCTCGGACTTCGTGTCGCTTCACGTGCCGTTGACCGCCGAGACACGCGGGCTCATTGGCCTCCCGCAGTTCGAGAGAATGCGCAGCACGGCCGTGCTTGTGAACACCGCCAGGGGGGCCGTTGTCGACCACGCTGCTCTCTACAGCGCGCTCTCGGCGCGGATGATCGCAGGGGCTGGCATCGACGTGGTGGACCCCGAGCCACTGCCGAAAGACAGCCCTCTCCTGGAGTTGCCGAATATAGTCATAACGCCCCACATAGGCACCGCAAGCAGGGCCACTTTCGAAACGATGATAATGCTCGCGGCCGCCAACATCAGCGCCGCCCTCTCAGGAAAGCCGATGCCAAGCTGCGTTAACCCGGAGGCAAGATGAAGTCAGTCCTGATCATTGGATTCGACGGCCTACAACCGTCGCAGGTCACGCCGGAGCTAATGCCCAACCTTGCGAGATTCGCCGCGCGCGGCGTCTTCTTCGAGAATCACCACCCGGTCTACCCGTCGCTCACCCGCGTGAACGTAGCCTCGATCGCAACCGGCCGGTATCCCGGGAATCACGGGATTGCAGGTAACTCGTTTGTCGCCCGCGAATTCAACGAGTCCAGAGTTCTCCCGGCCCTTCTGCCCGAGCTGACGGAGCTTCTCAAAGAGACGGGCAGATTCTTGCTGTGTCCTAATCTTGCCCAGGCGGTAACGGGCGCCGGGAAGACGTTCGTTTCGCTCGGCATGGGTTCCAGCGGCAACGCCTTCATACATGGGTTCTCCCCGGACAGGCCCGGCGCGTACACCTCGCACCCTGAGTTCAGTATGCCGGACGCACTGAACGTGGGTGTTGAGCACAAGTACGGCAAATGGCCGGAGCGGCAATTTCCCGACCTTGCGCGTTTATCCTACGGCGCCCGGGTAATGGCCGAGCATCTCCTGCCCGAGTACAGCCCGGACGTTGCAGTCTTCTGGGCGGGCGAGCCGGATGTTTCGCAGCACAAGACCGGGGTCTCCTCCGCTATGGCCCGAAAGGGGCTGGCGGAGGCTGACCGGGCCTTCGCAACCCTGATGGCCTACCTGGAGAAGTCAGGCAAGGCCTCGGACACTGACGTAATTGTTGTATCCGACCACGGGTACTCCCAGGTGACGGACTTCGTTGACGTGAAGCGGCTTGCCGCGGATGCTGGCTTTGGCCCGGAGCCGAGCAAGGGAGGTGTGGTAATCGCACCCAACAACGGCTCTGTCTCCTTCTATGTAATTGGCCGAAGTAGGGACGTTGCCGACAGGCTGGCGGCGTGGCTCATGGCCCAGCCGTGGTGCGGCGCGTTGATTGCGGACGACTCCCTGAGGATCGAAGGGGCCATAGCGGCGTCACGGGTCGCCGTTCATGGAGAGCGCGTGCCGGACATCATGATGTCGTTCGCGTGGGACTCAAAGCCCAATAGCGCGGGCGTGCCGGGCCACGCCTATAGCTGCGACCACGTAATCGGCGAGGGCGACCACGGGTCAATGAGCGGCCACGAGATGCGGAATACGCTCATTGCGGCAGGTCCGAGCTTCAAGTCTCGAATGCGGATAGCCATGCCTACAGGTAACGTGGACGTTGCGCCGACGGTTCTTCACCTGCTCGGCCTCGCCGGAGGTGAGGCCATGGACGGGCGTGTCGTCCGGGAGGCGATCGCAGGCGGGCCTTCGCCCGAAAGTATCGAATGCAACACGGAAGTAGTTGAGGCGGGCCGGAAACAGAATGGTCTTGCCTTTTCCCAGTATGTGAAGGTAACTACGGTCGGCAAGACGGTATACGTGGACGAAGGGAACAGAGCAGGGGCGCCTGCATGAACGCGGCTGGTTGTCCCGGTCCTCTCGTAGAGACGCCCCGCTGGGGCGTCTCTACGGTAACCACCGCCACCTTACACACCGACGTACGGTTCTTGCGCGGCGTCCATACGTGACGGGCTCTCGCAACGCCTGAGACGCCCCAGCGGGGCGTCTCTACTGAGGGGACAGTTCCGGCGTAATGGAGAGAGGGCGGCGCAAATGATGGCGCCGCCCTCTCTATTTAGCCTGAATTCGACCTGGTGTTACTGCGTCGCGGGGCGGCCCGCACCGGCCTCTCTGGGCTTGGCTTCGTTCACTGTGAGGACGCGGCCGCGAAACTCCTTGCTGTTGAGCTCATCGATTGCCTTCTGGCCATCGGCGGCGCTGGACATTTCCACAAAGCCGAAGCCGCGAGACCTGCCTGTATACCGGTCCACGATCACCCTGGCGGACGTCACTTCGCCGAACGATGAGAAGTGTTGCTGCAGCGCCGCGTCGTTGACTTCAAAGTTCAGGTTACCGATATAGATATTCATGCCGCAAACCTGCTCCATTTCGAAATTGCGCCATTATAGCACCACAATTTCCAGTGCGCCATCCTGCGAAAACACGCCGTAAACCGCTATGTTGGCGCTAAAGTGCGGCGAAATAATGAAGAAGTAATCATGATTCCCGCCGCAGTCCGTTCCGTGGTGCCCGGTAGATCTTAACGCCCGGCCGCGAGCGCCTTTCGCACTTCGTCTATCGGAATGCCGTGACGGGTGTTGCCATCCCGGCCCACAAGCGTCTCGGCGCGAAGGACAGAATTGATGACGGCCTCTTCTGTAGCCTCAACGGCGGCCCTGAAGAGCGGGTTGAGCTCGGCGTCGTCGATGCCGTGCGTGGCCCTGGCGTTCGAGAATGCAATCACGAAGTCGCCGCTGCCGTGGTCGGCGATGCCGCCTGCGCGGGCGAGGCCGAGCGCGGTGCGACGTGCGATGCGGCCCATCTGGCGCGCGTCCACCGGCGCGTCCGTACCGACGACAATGATGATGGAGCCGCCGGGCTTCGAAGGATCGAAGTCGCTCTTCGGCGGCAGCAGCCTCCGGCCGATGCGAACACCGTCCATCCGCAGTTCCCGAGGGTCACCCGTGTTCGTGAGGGTCGTGACGCCGAGAGTGTAGCGCGCCTTCCCCATTTCGCAGAGCCGGGACGCCGTGCCGATGCCGCCCTTCCAGCCGAAGCCGGTCATGCCGGTGCCCGCGCCGACGTTGCCTTCATCGGAGTTGGCCGTGCGCGCTTCCCGTATTGCCTGGAGCACGTGCTCAGAGCGGACGTGGCGGCCAATGATGTCATTGAGAAAAGAGTCGTTGCACTCTCCCACGAGAGCGTTGAAGGAGAAGACGCCCTTCATTTGACCCGTCGCCCAGTCCACAAGCGCGTCGG harbors:
- a CDS encoding D-glycerate dehydrogenase; the encoded protein is MSKPSVFITRAQNEPAATVLEKEFTVEIWPLNSPPPRHVMETAVQSHSALLTEAGDRIDAALIGKAKGLKVIANKAIGTDNVDIAAASRNGIRVSNTPGLLEETCADMAFALMLNVSCKVSFADRMVRAGLWTSFDITPYLGVDVHHKTIGIVGMGGIAKGVARRARGFSMQVLYWSRTRRPEAERELGLEWTPTLDSLLECSDFVSLHVPLTAETRGLIGLPQFERMRSTAVLVNTARGAVVDHAALYSALSARMIAGAGIDVVDPEPLPKDSPLLELPNIVITPHIGTASRATFETMIMLAAANISAALSGKPMPSCVNPEAR
- a CDS encoding alkaline phosphatase family protein — encoded protein: MKSVLIIGFDGLQPSQVTPELMPNLARFAARGVFFENHHPVYPSLTRVNVASIATGRYPGNHGIAGNSFVAREFNESRVLPALLPELTELLKETGRFLLCPNLAQAVTGAGKTFVSLGMGSSGNAFIHGFSPDRPGAYTSHPEFSMPDALNVGVEHKYGKWPERQFPDLARLSYGARVMAEHLLPEYSPDVAVFWAGEPDVSQHKTGVSSAMARKGLAEADRAFATLMAYLEKSGKASDTDVIVVSDHGYSQVTDFVDVKRLAADAGFGPEPSKGGVVIAPNNGSVSFYVIGRSRDVADRLAAWLMAQPWCGALIADDSLRIEGAIAASRVAVHGERVPDIMMSFAWDSKPNSAGVPGHAYSCDHVIGEGDHGSMSGHEMRNTLIAAGPSFKSRMRIAMPTGNVDVAPTVLHLLGLAGGEAMDGRVVREAIAGGPSPESIECNTEVVEAGRKQNGLAFSQYVKVTTVGKTVYVDEGNRAGAPA
- the ggt gene encoding gamma-glutamyltransferase; the protein is MSNTFAHPMTTRPVVMGVNGMVTSAHPLSSLAGAQVLQDGGNAVDAAIAVATTLGIVEPYMSGAGGIGMALVYMAREGRVRALNFSGRAPRAADTARFTDDTKETGILAPLIPGNVAGWMELHRTYGSLDRERLFRPAVGYARNGFPITHINSLVIHQSAARLRRFPTSAAFMLEAGGKPPAAGVKFRMPQAADTLEKIARHGPDIFYKGEIAEKLARFSKEMNGLITAQDLADYRVEWQEPIAIDYRGYRVHVTPPNSTGFQILQTLKVIEGFSGADITHHGIESVHILMEAVKLCVTDRIKWGGDPDYTKIPVKAVLSDGYAARQRRRIDRSAAASVMGERFALNRPMGALTPGSPEEFDGGMTTHFAVADRDGNVVSVTQTLGGYFGSGVVVGDTGLFLNNMCSYFDLEEGSSNRIGPWKRVDFVISPTQTFKDGKFFLSMGTPGGWGIPQTTSQLLMNVLDHGMNVQQAVEAPRFRYYRDRYVEMEERFPLNLRQSLEMKGHKVGIVEAWSRSVGGAHAIQVDAASGTFHGGADPRRDGVAIGL
- a CDS encoding P1 family peptidase — its product is MTNTRPRAQDLGLEIGIMPRGPHNSITDVPEVTVGHVTLIDGNGPLAIGKGPVRTGVTVIMPHGENVFQRKVTGAVHVINGFGKALGFLQVAELGVIESPIPLTSTLSIWRAADALVDWATGQMKGVFSFNALVGECNDSFLNDIIGRHVRSEHVLQAIREARTANSDEGNVGAGTGMTGFGWKGGIGTASRLCEMGKARYTLGVTTLTNTGDPRELRMDGVRIGRRLLPPKSDFDPSKPGGSIIIVVGTDAPVDARQMGRIARRTALGLARAGGIADHGSGDFVIAFSNARATHGIDDAELNPLFRAAVEATEEAVINSVLRAETLVGRDGNTRHGIPIDEVRKALAAGR
- a CDS encoding RNA-binding protein, producing MNIYIGNLNFEVNDAALQQHFSSFGEVTSARVIVDRYTGRSRGFGFVEMSSAADGQKAIDELNSKEFRGRVLTVNEAKPREAGAGRPATQ
- a CDS encoding exo-alpha-sialidase, encoding MGNPGLRRSILALSHPATILAVVVMLANDHVFKRLWDSWWTGKLSDVAWVVFTPFIFAAALSLIAPRRFRGSERTIAAIALGTVGVWYALYNLSAPAHVATLRLLSVLSGWEVFMARDATDVIAIPIGLAVSVWVWLRPIQPRPWLETRGWIVASLCALATVATSYGDYTLGVYCFVEKDGVINALVGPELDEVYSTDDGGLTWTWVAPWADAACDYDSRHAGVVSIPDSRIQYRFARGAGIDRSTDGGATWTKLVDTAALTMEARAY